CCTTTGTCATTAAAAGTATTTTAAATTATATATTTTATGTTTGAAATATTATTTTTATATTTTAAAGTAATCCTTGTTGTTTTTAACTCTTCTATTAAAACTTTAAAATTAAATATTATTATTCTCTATTATTATATCCTATACATAAATAAATTCATTAATTTTATTTTGCAATTATTCTTTATCCTTCTTGACTCTTGTATCACAAATTACATTGGATCTTATATTTTTTATTTTATTTACTCCATTTACAGTAAAATCAAATATTTCCTTCAAGAAATCTCCTTTTTTAAATTTTCCTTTTTCCATATCATATAATTTTTTTTCTAACTTTCCTGTATAATCCGTATCTAAGAGTTCCCTTATAGGAAAAGTTTCTATTAATTTACTGCCCTTATCTGTTATTAATAAAGATTTTCCCTTAGGTGTTATATATCCTGCATACTTTAACTTATTTATAGTTTCCGCTCTAGTAGCTGCTGTCCCTATAGAATATCCATATAGTATATTTGATTCTTCTTCATTATCCTCATTTTGTTTTGTATTTTTCCCACAGGTTTCCATAGCTTTAAGTAAAGTTTTTTCTGTATGATGAGCAGATGGTTTAGTTTTTTTAGATATTATTTTTACACTTTTCATTTCTACTTCATCATCTTTTTCTATAGGTGGTAAAAGCTCATCTTTCTTCTTATCCTTATATAATTTTAGCCATCCCTTAACTTTAAGTATTTTTCCTTTTGTTTTAAATAATCTTTCATAGTTTTCGCCTGGAACACTTGTTATTATTTCTGTATTTTCATATTGCGCTTCTGTCATAAATTGAGATATAAATCTATTTTTAACTGCATCATATACCAATCCTTCATCTGGAGTTAGATTTTTAGGTATTATATAAGTCGGCATTATAGCACTATGACTTTCTACTTTAGCATTATTAAATACCTTTTTTGAAGTATTAAAAATTATCTCATCTTTAAAAGGTAAGTCATTTTTTAAAACCTCTAATACTTTTTTTGCCTTATTTTTAATACTTTCTTCTAAAGCTGTACTTTCTGTTCTAGGATAGGTTATATATTTTTTTTCATAAAGACTTTGAGCTACTTTTAAAACCTTATCTGCTGTAAATCCCTTAAATTTGCTTGTTATGTATCCTTGAAGATTACTTAAATTAAATAAACTTGGTGGATTTTCTTTTTTAATCTCTACAATTTTTTCTGTTACTAATCCATTTTTGTCTTTTATTTCAGCTTTAAGTCTTTCTATAATTTTTTTATTTGGAAATTTTTCTTTCTTTCCATAAAAAAATTTACCCTTATATTCCCCTTTTTCATTTTTAAAAGTAGCTTCCAACTCATAAAATTCTTCTACTTTAAATCTTTTAATTTCCATTTCTCTATCATATATAATTTTTAAAGTTGGCATTAATACTCTACCTATATTAAGAAGATTTCCTTTTCCTCTTGTATAT
Above is a window of Clostridium sporogenes DNA encoding:
- a CDS encoding type IA DNA topoisomerase, translating into MSKLLLAEKPSVARNIGEALGCKTRKNGYLEGNGYIVTWAFGHLLTLYDCKDYDSKLALWSFENFPYIPNKFKYKIKNDGKNRNVVDEGAKKQLEIIKELINREEVEEIISATDYDREGELIALLIFNYLKADKPIYRILINEWTPTEIKKGLKDLKKNEEMINLQDAGVSRQLADWVIGINFTSIATMKYTRGKGNLLNIGRVLMPTLKIIYDREMEIKRFKVEEFYELEATFKNEKGEYKGKFFYGKKEKFPNKKIIERLKAEIKDKNGLVTEKIVEIKKENPPSLFNLSNLQGYITSKFKGFTADKVLKVAQSLYEKKYITYPRTESTALEESIKNKAKKVLEVLKNDLPFKDEIIFNTSKKVFNNAKVESHSAIMPTYIIPKNLTPDEGLVYDAVKNRFISQFMTEAQYENTEIITSVPGENYERLFKTKGKILKVKGWLKLYKDKKKDELLPPIEKDDEVEMKSVKIISKKTKPSAHHTEKTLLKAMETCGKNTKQNEDNEEESNILYGYSIGTAATRAETINKLKYAGYITPKGKSLLITDKGSKLIETFPIRELLDTDYTGKLEKKLYDMEKGKFKKGDFLKEIFDFTVNGVNKIKNIRSNVICDTRVKKDKE